The Nicotiana tomentosiformis chromosome 2, ASM39032v3, whole genome shotgun sequence genome includes the window aagaagaaactaagatagaatgcataataattgattaaggaaagaaaatctaatgtttaaatgctaaactagtacaaagttgcccaatacagtaaataaaaacaGCTCTGAATGTTCAGGTGCACCAAAAcctaacctaaaaatgacaaaaagatatatttatacccagctgaaaatatctgacaaaattgctCATGCGAAGGTTGTGCAgctgcacaattttgtgtgcggctgAGACTGACTGGTGGGTATGGctatctgcggtcgcacaaaagtgagatgcggccgcacttcctctcattgtgcggaccgcacatttctgagtgcggccgcactcttgctcttGGACTGGATAAGGGTTccattctgtggaccgcacatttatgagtgcggccgcattttggcatcctgcggctgcacaataatagtgcggtccgcacatcttcaagctcccaaacttcagctctctgaatctagtcttctgcggccgcacaataattgtgcggtccgcactctatgAAGAAAACCTATCAGAGCCTCTTCAGAGTTTGCgaccgcacacagtattgtgcggtccacactgtaGACCTTTTTGGTTGTTGTCCAATTTTattcctttttgagttgattttcaatTTTTCCGCACTCTATGAAGAAAACCTATCGGAGCCTCTTCACAAAAACAGATTGTTATATGTCTTAGTTTTTGTGAAAATAGTCTTTTCAAATTATGAAAATATCTCTGAGTAGTATTAACGTATTAtctatatagggtaaaatatgatatgacatgtggctgactaaaaggaggacacgtggaatccaagatggAATGGTTGAGGACCGAACGCAGTCACTGCGCTTATCACCGGAATGGATAATGTttataaaagtgtattaaatgccctgcacccggtagcatttactaaggaatattctacagcattaagagcgacagtccgttacagagaatttagCATTTATgctcaacgttacatcttcatcaatgactcataattggcattaaaggagggtacgatcctaggacctctttccctaggcatagctataaatagtgagctcagttaccatTGTAAAACACACAAAATTTCTGGCAAGAACAtatactatattttatacaaagctTTAGACGATTTCTctctcttgctttttgatctcatcattgctatGTCCGAAAATCGTGCTCACGGAATcactatctttgctatttcatctacattctaaggctaagtattgtgtatttctttatttattatattatttcaggatcaaattaattcacttgtctagaaaccatgtataaattcaactgtatcattttacgggtaaacattaTCTTTGATGAACTATAtcataaaattattattaataaaataaacaagttgTTTATGTTTTCTTTTTCCAAAGTAGATTAGCAATTTGTTGAGAAGCAAGTTTTATGGGTCATATGGTGATCACAAGGAACTCAGAATGAGAAGAAAAATACTTACACCCGCATAAACTCGCATAGACCCGCAACCCGCTCCGCCCCGCATCGGTTTTTATGACAAGTATTTCAACCCACCCCGCCTCGCATAGCTTTAAACCTGCACCGCCCTGCATAGTCTTAAACCTGCCCCGCCCCCGCCTTGCCCCGCCCCCTTTGCTATCCCTAACCACATATAATAGTTAAACCTTTCAATTGGACTAAGATCTTGTATAAATTCCTATATTGTTCGGATTCTCCGAAAATATCGATGGATGCGTGTCAGATCTTTTAACAATAGTGCATTTTTAGAGAATTCGACACATGTGTGATTATTTTGGAGAGTCCACGCAACATATATAAATTCAGATAGGAACTAATTGGAGTTTCTAAACAAGACAAATTGTGGGAAATTTGAGAATATAAAAGAGTATTAGAACTTGCAAATGTATTGAAGGAGAAATTCCTGTATACATGATTACAAGTTTTACAGCAATATATATATAcccaaagaaagaaagaaaaaaagaagaagttccACAGGTACAAAGTAAGAACTAATATTATATTATGTATCTAATATGCTGCTCTTTACTTGTCAACTTGGTTGAGCTTGCCGAGACCATTGCAGTTTGCACATACAATCTGAACTTGATCCTTTCTAGCTGCATTTGCCCTCAAAGTTGCCCCTCCTTTCCTCACAAATCCTGCTCCATCACATTCTGGACACCTATTCAACAACCCAATTCAAAACAACATGAATTTTACTCCCCAATTACGTAAACATCAttgacaataacaataacaaattcAGTATATTCTCACATATAGGGTTTATGGGGTTTAGGGAGGATAATGTGTGCTCAGACTTTATTCCTACCTAATGAAgacagagaggttgtttccaatagatcaTCGGCTCAAAAGAACAAGAAGTACAAGGATACTCAAACATCatcaagaaagaagaaaaaaaaaaagacagtCTGGTGCATAAAGCATCCCGCAAGCAAGGGTCTGAGCCGCACCCCAGAGGTATGATGTAGGCAGTAGTGACTGCTGATTACACGGCTTAATCCCTTGACCTATAGGTAACACGGAAATAACGTGACCGTTGGTCGGAGGCTCCCTTCATCAAGAAAAATCAATAAAAGCAAAAATTGTGGCCAATTAACAGGAGGTCTCGGTTTTTCATGAGAATAGAGACAGCTTTTCACTCCACTTAGTGGCCTATTCGACACGGTCCAAATTAATTAGGCGAGTGCTGATACTAGATGATTAAAtcgtaaaaataataattaaaagaaCAGAGAAGAATGAAAAAATTAGTACAGGTCTTTGCGGGAAAAGAGTATAGGAAAGGCAGTTCCAAGCAATGCGACAGCAGCAGCGCCAGCAATCAAATAAGTTGTTCCTTCAGAAGACACATCTCCAACTGCAGCTACCACTTCCAGAGATCTATGTTTCTTGTTCTTGTGAGCAGTACTAATGTTCAAAGGTGAAATCTTTGTACCCAAAAAGTTTGATGGAATTGCAGTGGATTTTGGATTGACTGTGATTTGCATACAATTAGCTATTGAGGAGGCCATTGTGAAAGTCTTATATGTTTTGATTTGTTTTTCTTGGATGTGAAATGATATGATATGGAGTAGTATAAATCATGTATTATCCATAGAGATATGAGAAATGGAATTGCTGTTGCTGCCACATGTGAGAAAACTGGATAAGGAATCCACATCAGAATCAAGATTTTGGTGTTACATCTATGGATAAGTGGGGACCCACGATCCAAATTTCCTCAATCCACTCAGTTTTTCTCTGTTTACTGTTGTTTGGGTGTGAGTTTATTCCTGGCTGCTCTTGAACTATTACTGTTATAAAATTTTCTCCTTTATCCATCTTCTTGGGCATTTTTTTCCTTCAATCTTTACAATTTATGCTACTCCTCTTTGGTTTAAGTAAAAAGGTGTAAACTCACTGTACCATATAAAATTATGGCTTGGTGGACCGGAAAATGAAACGCCGGTGTGCGAATAAAGTTTTATATTGATAGTTGATTAGAGAAAGAAGCTGCAATCTAAATTGTAGAGTTACTCTTAATGGTGTGATACCGAGAAAAAAATCCTTACAAGGATGACTTTAGTCAATCACCAAAGTCACTTAAACAGTTCCTTTACCATTTTGGTAACTGATCAAACTTCTATAGATTTGTGTATTGACTCTAGTATATAAGGACCCTTTGAACCCAAGATTAGAGATCAAACAAGCGAAAAAGGAGAAGATTAACCATGTTCCATATTTTTCTTTGGATTGTTGTTACATGtcatttcataatgtatcgtattgtattgtattgtattatactGTATTATTTGATgaatataatgtttggatagattataTGTCACGTTTGGTGATGTCAGacaccaacaatatgaagaataaacttgcaacattactaagataattattatataaaaagtagggtaaaggataaaatataattatttaataataaggaagggcaagatgagaggaaaaaaaaaaaggtaacaaCGCCACCACATCAAATCCATCGTGACACTTTTCGCCGTTACGTAACgatggatttaacgatacgatacaataaaatttaaataacaatcaaaacaaacattgtataTAAAGTAACAATATGATACAATACAATATGTAACGACCATCCAAACAAGTAAGGAGAAAGATTATGGAAATGTAGGAGTAACAAATTTAGACTTTTGGTACGTGGTCAGCTAGCTAAAGGTTAATGCAGTTTCCGGGCAAAGATTCCTGTACCAGTTCCCTTTATTTACATTGTGTGAGGATCATAGGCAACCAGAAATTGGCTCAATGAGCACCTCACTCAAAACTCCAagtagtcctcgtctgcacaagCAAGGTTAGGACTGTGCATTTGGTAGATGTTGGACTGTGCATGAAGAGCATGCAGCTGAAAGTGAAAGTGTGGCATATCCTGATTTTGTACCTTGTTGAAATCCATCTTGAAATGCCGCGAGACTTTGTGTAAATTCATATCCAGTAATCCAACTTTAAAACATGAAGTATCCTACATTATAATGACCAAGCTCATTGATAAGTGTATCCACtaaaggggagccttggcgtaactggtaaggttgttgccatgtgaccaggaggtcacgggttcgagccgtggaaacagccttttaagactgcgtacaatagacccttgtgatcTGGCCCTTCCCCGAACCCTGAGCATAGCGGGAACTTAGTGAACCGGGTTTCCTTTTGATAAGTGTATCCACTCTTCAATTACTATTGGCATATAATCTTATATTTGCAGGTTGAGAGAATTATACTGGTTTTACTTTGCAGATCATAGCCATTGGAGTACCAAGAAGTCAATTACATAAAGCAAATcttgaaattcaaaatcaagagCTTGATTACAGAAGAATTACAAAAACTGAAACAAAAGATTATTTGGAGTTTGTACTCCCTTATGAATGGAACACAACCGATTTCATATATTACAAAGTTCTAGCCACATTCTATAGCTACCCTCACAAAATGCCTCAAAAAGttgaaaatattaatttcatcGTCACTCCTGGAAGTTGAACCAAGTTTTTGAGCACTTGAATCAGTAGAGACTTCAGCAACATGACAATTAGATTGTTGTCCATTCTTCCCTGCATCCATACATTAatgcaatttttttttaaaatctcgTCAATCTTCAAACTTATTATAAATTAAAGCTTTTCAAATAGGAAATGCAACCTCTTGTTTAGACTTGAGATTGATGGCATTAGAAGTTTCCAGTGTTGATGGCATCGGCATTCGCATCTCCAAGTGCTGCCTCTTTAAGATATGTTTCAGCCAACTGAACTCTCTTCACGTTTTCTTGCTCTTGAACAAGCATGTTACCATACTCAAGGAGCTTCTCAACAGTCATTTTTGGTTGCTCAAAAGTTGGGGGTCCGTCGAAAGAGTTCAGAAGTTTGTCCCCAATAGCTTCAATTCCAGTGCCTGAAACCCATTTCCTCACCTCATCATCGTATACTCGTGCCCTCAGAGCACCAAAGAAGTCTGTTATCAGAACAAAAAGATACAAATCAGTTATCATCAACAGGCTATAATTTACTTTCAGGAAAGTACAATATTTTGAGTTATGAGTGTCTATACCAATAGATTGTCCAGGGAAGGTATCGACAATCTTTACAACAGCTTCCTCAGGCACGTTGTCGGTCCTGAAAATACCCTTGCAAACACCAATTCTATCTTCCCTAGTTGGTGCCCAATAGAACTTCTCCATACGACCATCACGGATAAGAGGAGCATACAATGTGGAGAAGTCGTTACCAGTGACAATAATGGGGACCCTGGCGTTCTCTTGCTTGTTGTACATACCGGGGAGCTGGACATTTGTCGGGTTATCAGCGATGTTCATGAGAGTGGCATTCACCATCTGGTTGTTGACAGTGTATTGGGTAGTTCCACCCATTCTACCAGCTCCTGCATCGAGATCGTTGATGAAGAGGCAACACATGTTTCCTTTCCTGATGATTTCTGCTGCTTCTCTGTACCTTTGCCTAATCAATTTTGCAGGCTCTCCTGCATTTCCACTTTCCAATTCTCCGGCACTCATCATAATAGGGCTGCAAGTTTATAGTCCAAGCATAGTGAGTAAGAGACCGTTTGGCTTAACTGATTAAAAATAGCTGATAGGCATCAAGTGTTGAAGTTGattttataaataagcagttacgtaTTCGGATAGAACTACTTGCAACTTATAATAAGCTACTTTGATCCTTTGACTTTCACAAAATGGTACAATATGATAAAGGAAATACTCACTTGATTCCCATCTTTCTGAAGACAAGCTCACACTGGAAAGATTTACCTTGACCTTTGCCTCCCCAGACACCCAAGATGAGTGGAACCTATAAGAAAACATACACAATATTGATTATTTTTCACCACAAAAGACAGCTTATGTCAACCTGAATATTAAGACAAGTAAATTTTTTAAACAGACCTTGATGTTGGGCAATTTCAAGAAGTTCTTGGTGATGTGAACAACAAGCTTGTCCATGAAAGCAGGAGCGATGTAGAATCCGTCCAGCGTGTTGTCCATGTTGTATCtagagtgaaaattttgattaaCAATCAAACATTAGAATCAATTAGCTAGCACTTCTCAAATTTTGAAGAATTAGCAAACAATTTCTTTTGCCAAATGGAGGACTTACTGACGAAGACCTTGACTGACATATTCGTAGGATTGCAAAACAGCATGGTGAGTACCAGTACCGGTTGGAGCCTGGAAAAGACTGTCAACCATACCCTTACCCCGGGTGATGTCCTGTTGATCATCGGAAAAGTCTTGAACAAGACCCTTCCATCTGTCACTATCGGTCTGTTTCTTGGGATCGGCATCTTTTTCTTCAGCTGCAATCCTCAAGCTCCTGTTTGTAACCTTGGGGCTGGAAATACCTTTTGCATACACTTTCTTCAAAGTTTTGCCAAAGAAGGCCGTGCTTGGAGCTGAAGTTCCAGCAACTGAGTTGTTCAAACTCAACTGCATCAAGAATGTTCCCTTATTAAACCCCACTGAAACATATTCCTTTGTTTCATTTTATATAACAATATTTGATTgagcacaaagtttaagaaagaaaaactTTTGGCACATAGTAAAAgcatttttaaaacttgtggtatAAAACATGTCGTGACAATTGTATCACTACAAGAACATGTCGAAAGTTGAAgagtttctaaatatagaaaggtGTAGTTCTTTATTGAACAGGTTAAAAGAGGGACATATAAAATGGAACAAAGGAAGTAGTAAAATCTTGAAGAAGGTAACCATGGCTTCTAGTACCGGATTCTGGTTCAATCATAAACCATAGGGGGAAGTATATCCTCACTATAGCATCCTATATTTCAAACTCAAAACACAAACACCCCCAAATATCCATcaactttattttttttgttgGTCAGTTCTCTACAAGatggggagccttggcgtaactggtaaagttgttgtcatgtgaccattaggtcacgggttcgagccgtggaaagaacctcttgtagaaatgcagggtaaggctgcatacaatagaccgtgtggtccggcccttcccagAACTCCGCGCATAACGGGAGCTTAATGCACTGGGCTACCCTTTACCCAATCCCCTACAAAATTCAATATTCTTAATTCCTTAATcaaagaactcacaaaaggttcCAAGTTTCAGTTATTTGCCCGAGAAAATTAACATGATTCAGCTACTATTCCCACCCCtaagtctttcacatataatttgaCAGTATAAAGCCTCAAGCTTGAAAATTCAAGATACAAGTTTATAACTTAACATGGAATTAGATGGAATAATTCAAGACAGACCAAAAAAGAAATACTGGAATCTTAGTGAACAATcgatcctccaaaaatgcactacttttggaggatccgacacgcacccgGAGAGTCCGAGAAACATAAGtatttttaactaaaataaaaggaaaaaacaaGAATTCATTACTAAATTTAGTAAACAAATTGATATGTGTAGGAGAATGATGAGAATAAAACACAGTACCGGTGCTTTGTTGGCAGCTCCAATGGTTGACACTGAGGTAGCCATTATCTTGACTACTGAGATGACAACTTGATCAAAGAAGCTAAAGACTAAGCTTTCTTGATTTGCTAAATATATTCAAAAATTGGTTGAAGAAGATAGTATGTGAAGGGATAAGCTTTATAGTAGTACTAGTTGTGAGTGTAAGAAAAATTATGTGGATTTGGCTTACGATTTCTCAACGGCCACAAATTGAAGATTGGTTATCTAGGTGGAGATTATGAAGGTGACTTGTAATTTTTGGCATGGGcaatcaatattttttttttatttttgcatttttatttttcttgcttgGCTAGGTGACTAGATTGAGTAACAACAAAATTTAGGCTTATGGCGATTGGCTACCTCTTTATTTTGAGGTTagattttaagatgtattttcctcCATAGATGTAATTGTCCCTTTTTTGAATGTTGTTGATTTCCTACATAGATGTAATTGTCCCTTTTTGTATGTTGTTGATTTCCTCCTGGTGGATAAGGAGAATTTGAGGCTGTTATTGTAGTCTACCAGAAAATATGCAAATTTTGGCTAATATATACTTTATAAAAAGGAACTAATTTAGGAATAAGGAACTATAACTTGCGCGGTTATTAATTAAAAGAAAGGAGTTAAATTCAACTTACATTTGAAGAAAATTTGCAGGCTAAAGTACGGAAATAGAAATCAGAATTAGCCAGATTTataactggtaattgaaaaataactacagttttaaaagtaattgaaatttagtcactttttcatgtaaagataaaatctgaacaaaaacacccttaaaatttcgaaaaaagtccagaataatatgctggagttcaaaTTTttactggagttccaacataatatgctggaagtgtatacgcaggagctccataatccaacatattatgctgtaACTTTTTGTGTCGTGGAATtgcaacataatatgctggaaattGATTTGCAAAAGCTCTATAATCTAACATATTATGCTGTAACTTTCTGTGTCTCAACAAAATAGTGGCTAAGTATTTTTTCACTGACTTTGCAAatactgactatttttcaattaccagtccgaaaactggctagtctGTCATATTTTCACGCTAAAATACTGTTAGCACAAAGTCTCCAGCCAATTGACGCATTAGCCCAAATTTAGTAACTTAGAGCAATCAAAATGGGTTTGACCTGtgatacggcccgatccaaccgTCTAGGCTCTAGTTGGGGAGGTTGGATAAGATATTTTTGGCCCATTCAAAAGTGAAGCTTTTTGCCAGCCCAGTCAGCTTGCTGGACGTAAACATTAGCTCGGATGGTCAGTTTTTGGACCGCTTATTAATATTTAGCcattgtttgaaatataattgaGAAATAGACATTTTTTAAAACGGAAATAACTTATGGAAAAAAATACCGATAGCTAAAACATGGAACAAATCTAGTACAAGGTGCTGAAACTTTGACAAATGGAACTCCAGCACAAAATTCCTGGAGTTTCAAATGCAGTTTAAACTCTACaataattttttggagttttaaaTTGTGATCCTACTTCTCAATACAATCCGAGATTGATGCCACATATTCGTATGGAACTTTTAAAAGTTTGATCAAACAATATGGAAGCACTCATTAAAATTAAAGTCTTATATGATAAAACTAGAAGCCAATATCAACTCTTTAATCGTAATATTAACAGAATCTTTTTGCCAATTCGACACAATATGAATCCGGATGTACGTTATGTATGAAGCAAAGGAGTTGGTTCACTCTATGGCGAGTTTAATGCATCGTGTGGGTCTGGATACACCTCGAGATTAACTTAATCACGTCATTACGAATTTAATTAGACCTAATAAAATTTTACGGAATTTTACATTACACTAATAAAAGACACCCATAACTCAAGGAAGTTGATGCATACATAAATTCCTTATACATGATATATCTCATCTTTGATAGTTCATAGTCGGATAACTTGGTCGTATGAAAATTGCTTTACAGTTAATACAATTACACCCCTACTGAATAAGATATAGGTTGTTTCTGGCTAATCGGAAAAAGGTTAATTTGCACAAATAGTCATTTTTGTGACCTTGTATTTAGAAGTTGGCCACCTTCTAAAATTAGACCAGTGGTTTTGAGCTTGTAAATGGTCAACtagtttgaagtttaaagttcaaaactaaaatttacacCATGCGTCTAATTTGAAAAAGTAGCCAACTTCTAAATACAATGTCACATAAGTGACCATCTAGTGTAAATAAcacggaaaaaataatttctacctGAAGTCTAGTCAAAGGTTCAATAGGATAAAAATGGGAAttacttaattaattaattttaatccAATTATAGAAAATGGATAGAGAATTGTTCTAAAATGGCATAACTTTTATTTTCTAACTTCTTTAAATTCTCTTGTTTAATGTGAcatatattcattttacttttaCTTGACTTTAGTCATATATGGACAAGTTCGTGTGCACTGCAATGTAAATGTAAAGAGAGTAGCTTATTATTCCATTGGACTAAATATGGTAGGAGTAGTTAATAAGCTCTTTTCCTGACTAGATATATCTCTACCCTCATATGGtatttaataaaatcttttccAAAATTTTCCTTTCTGTACATTTAATTTCTTACTTAATGGGAATGGTCATATATAGAATGTTCTTACTTTAGAAACAATTTAAAAGCAAAAATCTCACCTAAGATAACAAAATCTAAGGAGATTAGGAAGATACACCTTTCTTCTCATGTATAAATACGCAGCAAAAATACACATAGATTCAAGACAAGATATACAGAACCATTTGGTCAAGAGTCAAACATGAGTTATTTCAAGAATATCAACCTTCTCTTCTTATTCATATTTGCACTTAACCTTGCTCTAGTTACAAGTTCTGGTTTGACCCCTAGACTTGGTTTATTTAGTCCTGGTTATCTAATGCACATTATTGACAACATCCCAAATAATTCTCCACCTTTGACTCTTCGTTGTCAATCTAAAGATGACGATCTAGGGTATCACACACTCAATGTCACTGGTCAAGAGTTTAGATTTAAGTTTCAAGAACAATTTGGTGGTGGTACATTATTCTTCTGCCATTTTTATTGGAATGGTAAAGACAAATCATTTGATGTTTTCAATGATTATATTTCTGACCAATGTGGATCACTTGGCGTTTTAGTGTCTGAATGTTTTTGGAAAGTGCAAGAGGATGGTTTCTATTTTGGACCTCATCAAGATGCTACATTTGAGAAGAAATATTCGTGGTAATAAAATGTATAGCTCGTAACATCTAGATCTGTTTCAATTTCGCATTAAAAAAAAAGTGAGAGTATATAATCTCACCTTTGTGGGAGAGAGGAAGAAATGAAATGAATTTTCTTGTACTATTTATTTCTCGATTCCATTTCAACTATATAATCTCAGCTTTGTTTCAAATTTAAATAGATTAACAAAATATACGAGTACGAGCTTCATTGGATTTCTCGTATCAATTTGATGCGGGAAAAATGTCCAAATTTACTTCTCTATTTTTAACTATATTATTGTTTAAAATTTTCCTCAGTTATACTTTGATTCGTGTCCACGGTGGAACTCCAGTACGATCAAAGACAGATAAAAAACCCAAAAGTATAActgataataaaaataaaatattttgtgtAGCAAAGGAGTGTTTTTTAAATCCTTTTCCCCGGCTATTTTACCAGCTTGAAGATTGGGTTACACCTTATAGCCACAGATAGGTATATTCATCATTAGATTGCCTTGGTATTATGATCCAAAGCATGTCAAGTTATGTAATAATCCTTTCGTCCGAAAAAAATGATACTTTTTGGATTTCGAGAGTCAAGCGTT containing:
- the LOC104104784 gene encoding uncharacterized protein translates to MASSIANCMQITVNPKSTAIPSNFLGTKISPLNISTAHKNKKHRSLEVVAAVGDVSSEGTTYLIAGAAAVALLGTAFPILFSRKDLCPECDGAGFVRKGGATLRANAARKDQVQIVCANCNGLGKLNQVDK
- the LOC104104783 gene encoding ribulose bisphosphate carboxylase/oxygenase activase 2, chloroplastic, with translation MATSVSTIGAANKAPLSLNNSVAGTSAPSTAFFGKTLKKVYAKGISSPKVTNRSLRIAAEEKDADPKKQTDSDRWKGLVQDFSDDQQDITRGKGMVDSLFQAPTGTGTHHAVLQSYEYVSQGLRQYNMDNTLDGFYIAPAFMDKLVVHITKNFLKLPNIKVPLILGVWGGKGQGKSFQCELVFRKMGINPIMMSAGELESGNAGEPAKLIRQRYREAAEIIRKGNMCCLFINDLDAGAGRMGGTTQYTVNNQMVNATLMNIADNPTNVQLPGMYNKQENARVPIIVTGNDFSTLYAPLIRDGRMEKFYWAPTREDRIGVCKGIFRTDNVPEEAVVKIVDTFPGQSIDFFGALRARVYDDEVRKWVSGTGIEAIGDKLLNSFDGPPTFEQPKMTVEKLLEYGNMLVQEQENVKRVQLAETYLKEAALGDANADAINTGNF
- the LOC138904555 gene encoding S-protein homolog 5-like — encoded protein: MSYFKNINLLFLFIFALNLALVTSSGLTPRLGLFSPGYLMHIIDNIPNNSPPLTLRCQSKDDDLGYHTLNVTGQEFRFKFQEQFGGGTLFFCHFYWNGKDKSFDVFNDYISDQCGSLGVLVSECFWKVQEDGFYFGPHQDATFEKKYSW